The region TCCAAGAATCTTGGGATAAAACTAAAAAAATCTATCTTGCGGTAAACCATGGAATTTGGAAAGAAAAGACTGGTATGATCCAATCCTACCTTGTGGAATCAAAAGCACACCGAGTGTATTCCACAGATGAACCCGAATTAGGAAAACTTTCTAAAACAAAATACAAAGTTCTAAAAGAAACAAACTTATACTCTCTATTAGAAATTGAACTTTTAACAGGCAGAAAAAATCAAATTCGTGTCCATCTATCTGATAAAAAACATCCCATTGTGGGAGATACAAAGTATGGAAACGACACAAGATCTTATCCGCGTATGGCCTTACATTCTTTTTCCATCCAATTAACACATCCGTTTAGTAAAAAAGAACTTACATTTGAAACCAAAATCCCAAACTTCATTTCAGGGCTTGTGGGTGGATATGAAAGGGACGCAAATGAAACATAAAGGATTTATTTTTGATATGGATGGTGTGGTGGTAGACAATCATTCCTTTCATTTTAAGGCATGGATGGAATTTTCTAAAAAATATAATTTTCCATTAAACTCAGAAATCTATCGAGATACCTTCAATGGTAAAACCAATGCCGATCTTTTTCGAATGATCTTTGGAAATATTTCAGACACGGAAGTCAAACGCTATGGTGATGAAAAAGAAAGTTGGTACCAAACTTTATACCAAAAAGAAATGAAACCCCATACAGGACTTATAGAATACTTAGATTATTTAAAAGAGCAAGGTGTAAAAATTGCACTGGGAACGTCTGCTCCTCCAATGAATGTAGATTTTACTTTAGACAATCTATCTTTAAGACATTATTTTGATGTGATCATCGATGGATCAAAAGTTGAAAAAGGAAAACCAGACCCACAAGTGTATGAACTCTGCGCAAAAGAGTTAGGACTGCCACCAAAAGAATGTGTAGTTTTCGAAGATTCCTTGGCGGGATTAGAATCGGGAAAATCAGCCGGATGTTCCATCATTGGTGTGGCCACGTCCCACACGGAATCTGAATTACAAAGTCATGTAACCCAAATCATTCATAACTTCACAGATGCATTGGTTTTTTCATTATAAACCAATGTTATTCTTGAAAGTCTGTGAGTAAATTTCCTTGTTTGTTTGATAAGTCAATGCGAATCACTGCGGTTCTACCTTCATCAGTATAAGAAAGATCATCAAAAGACAACTTACGT is a window of Leptospira kanakyensis DNA encoding:
- a CDS encoding RluA family pseudouridine synthase, with translation MKQKTNTRFLPKGLNILYEDRDILVVDKPAGLLTIATESEKSKTAYAALMDYVKKGSERSKNRIFIVHRLDRETSGILVFAKTEVAKQTLQESWDKTKKIYLAVNHGIWKEKTGMIQSYLVESKAHRVYSTDEPELGKLSKTKYKVLKETNLYSLLEIELLTGRKNQIRVHLSDKKHPIVGDTKYGNDTRSYPRMALHSFSIQLTHPFSKKELTFETKIPNFISGLVGGYERDANET
- a CDS encoding HAD family hydrolase, with the translated sequence MKHKGFIFDMDGVVVDNHSFHFKAWMEFSKKYNFPLNSEIYRDTFNGKTNADLFRMIFGNISDTEVKRYGDEKESWYQTLYQKEMKPHTGLIEYLDYLKEQGVKIALGTSAPPMNVDFTLDNLSLRHYFDVIIDGSKVEKGKPDPQVYELCAKELGLPPKECVVFEDSLAGLESGKSAGCSIIGVATSHTESELQSHVTQIIHNFTDALVFSL